The following coding sequences are from one Arthrobacter crystallopoietes window:
- a CDS encoding FAD-dependent oxidoreductase, whose product MSNTDTPPSERPALDCDVLVIGSGAGGLSAAVTAAHHGLKVIVVEKATVCGGATSWSGGWAWTPGNPLAKADGVNEDTEEFRTYLRHRLGDNYQADKVDAFLEAVPHMVGFFQNQTSLQFVPGTKIRDIYGKTPGAGTGHRSVGPKPLNARSLKPELRAKMRHQLYETSFLGMGIMAGPDLTKFLSASQGSIAGLFHAARRFTPHLWDLLVHRRNMQLVNGTALTGRLMKSADDLGVDIRVSTPARSLLTDNSGKVTGAVVSSPEGELRIKAARGVVLAAGGFPNDVQRRKGLFPKTPTGAAHWSLAPKEANGDGISLGQSVGGHFKTDVQSPAAWCPVSLVPYRSGRVGTFPHIMDRAKPGSIGVRADGRRFVNEANGYYDYVSALIGSTPDGEEVQSWQIADSVFVRKYPLGMAKPLPVPLFPYLRSGYLMKGRTLEDLAAKCGIDPVALRETVERFNENARKGVDPDFDRGGTEFNRYGGDQKVKPNPSLAPIERAPFYAVRVVPGSFGTFAGLEADGRARVLNSDGEPIEGLYVAGNDQASVMGGHYPAGGINLGPALAFGYIAGRDLAGATSYEDDGSVQTASPA is encoded by the coding sequence ATGAGTAATACCGATACTCCCCCCTCTGAACGCCCTGCACTGGATTGCGACGTTCTGGTCATCGGCTCCGGGGCCGGAGGCCTTTCCGCCGCTGTTACCGCCGCCCACCATGGACTGAAGGTCATCGTGGTGGAAAAGGCGACCGTCTGCGGTGGGGCCACTTCCTGGTCCGGAGGGTGGGCCTGGACGCCTGGCAACCCGCTGGCCAAGGCCGATGGAGTGAACGAGGACACGGAAGAGTTCCGTACCTATTTGCGCCACAGGCTGGGGGATAATTACCAGGCGGATAAGGTCGATGCCTTCCTCGAGGCCGTGCCGCACATGGTGGGATTCTTCCAGAACCAGACGTCCCTGCAGTTCGTCCCCGGGACCAAAATCAGGGACATCTACGGCAAGACCCCCGGTGCCGGCACCGGCCACCGCTCGGTCGGCCCCAAGCCCTTAAACGCCCGCAGTCTCAAGCCCGAGTTGCGGGCCAAGATGCGACACCAGCTTTACGAGACGTCCTTCCTCGGCATGGGCATCATGGCGGGACCCGATCTGACCAAGTTCCTCTCCGCCTCCCAGGGCAGCATCGCGGGCCTGTTCCATGCGGCCCGCCGGTTCACTCCGCATTTATGGGACTTGCTGGTCCACCGCCGGAACATGCAGTTGGTCAACGGAACCGCGCTGACCGGCCGGCTGATGAAGTCTGCAGACGATCTCGGCGTGGACATCCGCGTCTCTACCCCCGCCCGGAGCCTGCTTACGGATAACAGCGGAAAGGTGACGGGCGCCGTCGTGAGCTCCCCGGAGGGAGAGCTGCGCATCAAGGCGGCCCGGGGCGTTGTGCTGGCGGCAGGCGGGTTCCCCAACGATGTTCAGCGCCGGAAGGGACTGTTCCCGAAGACGCCGACGGGTGCAGCGCATTGGTCCCTGGCGCCCAAGGAGGCTAACGGAGATGGCATCAGCCTGGGCCAGTCCGTCGGCGGACACTTCAAGACGGACGTCCAGTCCCCGGCGGCCTGGTGCCCGGTTTCGCTGGTGCCCTACCGCAGCGGCCGGGTGGGAACGTTCCCCCATATTATGGACCGTGCGAAGCCTGGCAGCATCGGCGTGCGTGCCGACGGCCGGCGGTTCGTGAACGAGGCCAACGGCTATTACGACTACGTCTCAGCCCTGATCGGGTCCACACCCGACGGGGAGGAGGTGCAGTCCTGGCAGATCGCCGATTCGGTCTTCGTGCGCAAGTACCCGCTGGGAATGGCGAAGCCGCTGCCGGTACCGCTGTTTCCGTACCTGCGATCGGGATACTTGATGAAGGGCCGCACCCTGGAAGATCTCGCCGCCAAGTGCGGGATCGACCCAGTGGCACTGAGGGAAACGGTTGAGCGGTTCAATGAGAACGCCCGCAAGGGTGTAGACCCGGACTTTGACCGCGGCGGGACCGAATTCAACCGCTACGGCGGCGACCAGAAGGTCAAGCCAAATCCCTCGCTGGCCCCGATTGAGAGGGCCCCCTTCTACGCGGTCCGTGTGGTGCCTGGCAGTTTCGGCACTTTCGCCGGGCTGGAGGCGGACGGCCGTGCACGGGTATTAAATAGCGACGGCGAGCCCATAGAAGGTCTGTATGTCGCCGGCAATGACCAAGCCAGCGTGATGGGCGGCCATTATCCGGCTGGGGGAATCAACCTCGGACCGGCTTTGGCGTTCGGCTACATAGCCGGGCGGGATCTGGCCGGCGCCACCAGCTACGAAGACGACGGAAGCGTACAGACGGCCTCACCGGCATGA
- a CDS encoding IclR family transcriptional regulator domain-containing protein, with protein sequence MEQLDEAVSEETPAYWVKSAEKTLAVLLAFSADEPRLTITRAAAKADLSRAAARRFLLTLTDLGYLRNDGSVFELTPRALDIGATFLSSLTLPQIAEPHLKQLAVDLDETASLCILDGTDVVYISRVLAPRMLRVSVNVGTRFPAWATSMGRVLVAGLPLASREAFFDGIEITQYTQHTVSSIAELREEVERTAERGWSLVSRELDDGLRGLAVPVRRGGDLIAALNVSLQTHRGPEATIAETILPRLQAAAERIADDFGGRGARQ encoded by the coding sequence ATGGAACAGCTCGACGAAGCCGTCAGCGAGGAGACCCCTGCCTATTGGGTCAAGTCGGCGGAGAAGACCCTCGCAGTCCTACTGGCCTTCAGCGCCGATGAACCGCGCCTGACCATCACCCGGGCCGCCGCGAAGGCAGACCTCAGCCGCGCCGCGGCACGGCGGTTCCTGCTGACGCTGACCGACCTGGGCTACCTGCGCAACGACGGCAGCGTCTTCGAGCTGACGCCGCGCGCGCTGGATATCGGCGCCACTTTCCTCTCCAGCCTGACCCTGCCGCAAATCGCCGAACCGCACTTGAAGCAACTCGCCGTAGACCTGGATGAGACTGCATCGCTGTGCATCCTGGACGGCACCGATGTGGTTTACATTTCCCGGGTGCTGGCCCCGCGGATGCTCCGGGTATCCGTCAACGTGGGAACCCGGTTCCCGGCCTGGGCCACTTCGATGGGCCGCGTACTCGTCGCCGGGCTGCCGCTGGCCAGCCGCGAAGCGTTCTTCGACGGTATCGAGATCACGCAGTACACGCAGCACACTGTCAGCAGCATCGCCGAGCTGCGGGAAGAGGTCGAACGCACGGCAGAGCGCGGCTGGTCCCTGGTCTCCCGGGAGCTCGACGACGGCCTGCGCGGGCTCGCGGTTCCGGTACGCCGCGGCGGCGACCTGATCGCCGCGCTCAACGTCTCGCTGCAGACCCACCGCGGTCCGGAGGCGACCATCGCCGAAACAATCCTCCCCCGACTGCAAGCGGCGGCGGAGCGTATCGCCGACGACTTCGGCGGACGTGGCGCAAGACAGTAG
- a CDS encoding bifunctional sugar phosphate isomerase/epimerase/4-hydroxyphenylpyruvate dioxygenase family protein encodes MRTSIATVCLSGTLEEKMHACANAGFDGIEIFEQDLLVSPHSPEEIRDLAARLGLSLDLYQPFRDFEGVPEELLAENLYRAEAKFRLMRSLGMDLMLLCSNVGTATIDDDELAAAQLRRLGDLAARYGIRIAYEALAWGTFVNDFEHAMRIVDLADHPNIGTCLDSFHILSRGWNPAGIEKIPAEKIFFVQLADAPQLSMDILSWSRHYRVFPGEGAWELDKFMGHLVRSGYNGPVSLEIFNDVFRQADEERTAVDAMRSLIWLEERTSVHLLETDGPDARYPMQLATLPQVAEPTGFNFAEVKAENTEHVQQLLSQLGFTFRGRHRTKPVQLWTQGQARIIINEQQARGLEPTIAALAFDVEDPLVAASRALQLKATAVPRQSQANEAVLQAVKAPDSTEIFLCEATPDGTAAWTDEFATDGAKRSGQDLITHIDHVNLAQPWQHFDESVLFYESTLSLAPRPSTEVPSPVGLVRSQVMRTEDGNVRLALNIAPLVMEQPGPSAESAYPQHIAFACTDLIALARNAVASGLEFLKIPANYYADLQARFRLAPELLATLQELNLLYDRDETGEFLHFYTATVGSVFFEVVERRSSYDGYGAPNAPVRLSAQYLLSKHG; translated from the coding sequence TTGCGCACCTCCATTGCCACCGTTTGCCTGAGCGGAACGCTCGAAGAAAAGATGCACGCCTGCGCCAACGCGGGCTTCGACGGAATCGAAATCTTCGAACAGGACCTGCTGGTCTCCCCGCACAGCCCCGAGGAAATCCGGGACCTGGCTGCCCGGCTCGGCCTCAGCCTGGACCTGTACCAGCCGTTCCGGGACTTCGAGGGCGTGCCCGAAGAGCTGCTGGCGGAGAACCTCTACCGCGCCGAGGCGAAGTTCCGGCTGATGCGCAGCCTCGGGATGGACCTGATGCTGCTCTGCAGCAACGTCGGCACCGCCACGATCGACGACGACGAACTCGCCGCGGCCCAGCTCCGCCGGCTCGGCGACCTCGCCGCCCGGTACGGCATCCGCATCGCCTACGAGGCACTGGCCTGGGGCACATTTGTCAACGATTTCGAACACGCCATGCGGATCGTGGACCTGGCGGACCACCCGAACATCGGCACGTGCCTGGACAGCTTCCATATCCTCTCCCGTGGCTGGAATCCGGCTGGAATCGAGAAGATCCCGGCGGAGAAAATCTTCTTCGTCCAGCTGGCCGACGCGCCACAGCTGAGCATGGACATCCTGTCCTGGAGCCGGCACTACCGCGTCTTCCCGGGCGAGGGTGCCTGGGAACTGGACAAGTTCATGGGCCACCTGGTCCGCAGCGGCTACAACGGGCCGGTGTCGCTGGAGATTTTCAACGACGTCTTCCGCCAGGCCGACGAGGAACGCACCGCCGTCGATGCCATGCGTTCGCTGATCTGGCTCGAGGAACGCACCTCGGTCCACCTGCTCGAAACCGACGGGCCGGACGCCCGCTACCCGATGCAGCTGGCCACCCTGCCGCAGGTCGCCGAGCCCACCGGCTTCAACTTCGCCGAGGTCAAAGCGGAGAACACGGAGCACGTCCAGCAACTGCTCTCGCAACTCGGCTTCACGTTCCGGGGCCGGCACCGCACCAAGCCGGTGCAGCTGTGGACGCAGGGCCAGGCCCGCATCATCATCAATGAGCAGCAGGCACGCGGGCTTGAGCCGACCATCGCGGCCCTGGCCTTCGACGTCGAAGACCCGCTGGTCGCCGCCTCCCGCGCGCTCCAGCTCAAGGCCACCGCCGTGCCGCGCCAGAGCCAGGCCAACGAGGCCGTGCTTCAGGCGGTCAAGGCACCGGACTCCACGGAGATCTTCCTCTGCGAGGCGACGCCGGACGGAACGGCAGCCTGGACGGACGAATTCGCTACCGACGGCGCCAAGCGGTCGGGCCAGGACCTGATCACCCATATCGACCACGTCAATCTGGCCCAGCCCTGGCAGCATTTCGACGAAAGCGTCCTCTTCTACGAAAGCACGCTGTCGCTGGCCCCGCGGCCGTCCACCGAGGTCCCCAGCCCGGTAGGCCTGGTGCGCAGCCAGGTCATGCGCACCGAGGACGGCAATGTCCGCCTCGCGCTGAACATCGCCCCGCTGGTGATGGAACAGCCGGGCCCCTCGGCGGAGTCTGCCTACCCGCAGCACATCGCCTTCGCCTGCACCGACCTGATCGCCTTGGCCCGCAACGCGGTGGCCAGCGGGCTGGAGTTCCTGAAGATCCCGGCCAACTACTACGCGGACCTGCAGGCCCGCTTCCGGCTTGCCCCGGAGCTGCTGGCCACGCTGCAGGAACTGAACCTGCTCTACGATCGGGACGAGACGGGCGAGTTCCTGCACTTCTACACCGCCACCGTGGGAAGTGTCTTCTTCGAAGTAGTCGAACGCCGCAGCAGCTACGACGGGTATGGCGCACCGAACGCCCCGGTCCGCCTGTCCGCGCAGTACCTGCTGAGCAAACACGGCTAG
- a CDS encoding shikimate dehydrogenase, with product MSTVSESYLVGLIGDGITVSLTPPMHEREADHHGIRYLYRPIDLTSLGRPGEDVGELLRQGRELGYNAFNITHPCKQLVMEHLDEISDDARRLGAVNTVLIQDGKFLGHNTDFSGFSMGMDNGLPDAELSSVVQLGTGGAGSAVAFALLKKGAQKLTLLDLDPARAAERAAALAELFPQQQVAAAPMEDLPAVLAAADGILNATPVGMYNHPGLPLDTELLEPRHWVADVIYRPVETELIKTAAAKGCRVLDGGHMAVGQAVDAFRYITGLEPDPARMRGHFLELLAQGL from the coding sequence ATGAGCACGGTGTCGGAGTCCTATTTAGTCGGCCTGATCGGTGACGGGATCACGGTGTCGCTGACGCCGCCCATGCACGAACGCGAGGCTGACCACCATGGCATCCGCTATCTGTACCGGCCCATTGACCTGACGTCGCTCGGCCGTCCGGGCGAAGATGTCGGCGAGCTGCTGCGCCAGGGCCGCGAGCTCGGCTACAACGCGTTCAACATCACGCACCCCTGCAAACAGCTGGTGATGGAACACCTGGATGAGATTTCCGACGACGCCCGCCGGCTCGGCGCGGTCAACACCGTCCTGATCCAGGACGGCAAGTTCCTCGGCCACAACACGGATTTTTCCGGTTTCAGCATGGGCATGGACAACGGGCTGCCGGATGCGGAACTCAGTTCGGTGGTGCAGTTGGGCACCGGCGGCGCCGGTTCCGCCGTCGCCTTCGCCCTGCTCAAGAAGGGCGCGCAAAAACTGACGCTGCTGGACCTTGACCCGGCCCGCGCCGCCGAACGTGCCGCCGCGTTGGCCGAGCTCTTCCCCCAGCAGCAGGTCGCCGCCGCACCGATGGAAGACCTCCCCGCCGTCCTCGCCGCCGCCGACGGAATCCTCAACGCCACACCGGTGGGCATGTACAACCACCCGGGCCTGCCGCTGGACACCGAGCTGCTTGAGCCGCGGCACTGGGTGGCCGACGTCATCTACCGCCCGGTGGAGACCGAACTGATCAAGACCGCCGCTGCCAAGGGCTGCCGCGTGCTCGACGGCGGGCACATGGCCGTCGGCCAGGCGGTCGATGCTTTCCGCTACATCACCGGACTGGAGCCCGATCCGGCCCGCATGCGCGGACACTTCCTCGAACTCCTGGCCCAAGGCCTCTAG